The uncultured Desulfobulbus sp. genome window below encodes:
- the lon gene encoding endopeptidase La — MFFRKRDSEPETAPQKSQNDSHLEQIRKTLEDSKLPQHAIDAAQRELKKLEQSEPGLAEYSVGLNYIDLITTLPWNESSVCDLELQRARNILDARHSGLAHVKQRILEFLAAKTLRDAIQQTILIVDDEDIARVNMEHILTKDGYACKCAKNGIEALQILENGEIDLIVSDLKMDKMDGLELLHEVNRSYQDIPVIMVTGFATVDSAVKALKNGAAHYLGKPVNLSELRKIVAEVLGQKQVSAIGKGPILCFTGPPGTGKTSVGRAIAEALQMQFIRVSFAGLKDEAELRGHRRTYVGAMPGRIITEIKRAGVNNPVFMLDELDKIGQDFRGDPASVMLEVLDPEQNVHFMDHYLDVPFDLSKIMFIATANDLSKLPGPLLDRIEIIEFSGYTDLEKIDIAKRFIIPRQLKGAGLGNDQVQFSREAIEKLVVDYTRESGLRNLEREVANICRKLALQKVDTENGQFDSLVESETITRLLGPRRYLRNAMDREPKVGITTGLVWSATGGEIISVETASMKGNGQLTMTGSLGEVLQESAKAALSLIRSRAQEFNIDEQLFAERDIHIHFPAGAVSKDGPSAGITIFSALLSLMTGRRARRDVAMTGEMSLSGRVLPVSGIREKLLAAQRAGLSCVILPAENSEEYHALPEDVTKGVEIMLIHNVDELIDRVLLAP; from the coding sequence ATGTTCTTCCGTAAACGGGACTCCGAGCCCGAAACAGCCCCTCAAAAATCACAGAATGATTCGCACCTTGAGCAGATACGAAAGACGCTGGAGGACAGCAAATTACCCCAACATGCCATTGATGCAGCCCAACGAGAGTTAAAGAAGCTCGAACAATCAGAACCAGGGCTTGCCGAATATTCGGTTGGGTTAAACTACATCGATCTGATCACAACCCTGCCCTGGAATGAATCTTCGGTCTGTGATCTTGAGTTGCAACGGGCCCGAAATATTCTTGATGCCCGCCACTCAGGGCTTGCCCACGTCAAACAAAGAATTCTTGAATTTCTTGCAGCCAAAACTCTGCGAGATGCTATCCAACAGACCATCTTAATTGTTGACGATGAAGATATTGCCCGCGTCAACATGGAACACATTCTCACCAAAGATGGCTATGCCTGCAAGTGTGCTAAAAACGGCATAGAAGCTCTGCAGATTTTAGAGAACGGTGAAATTGACCTTATCGTCAGTGATCTCAAAATGGATAAGATGGATGGCCTGGAACTCCTGCATGAAGTGAATCGGAGCTATCAGGACATCCCTGTTATTATGGTCACAGGCTTTGCCACGGTGGACTCTGCTGTCAAGGCCTTAAAAAACGGAGCAGCGCATTACCTGGGTAAACCGGTTAATTTAAGCGAACTCCGTAAAATTGTCGCTGAAGTGCTGGGGCAAAAGCAGGTCAGCGCCATTGGCAAGGGACCCATTCTCTGCTTCACCGGCCCTCCCGGCACCGGAAAAACCTCTGTTGGTCGAGCCATCGCCGAAGCACTGCAGATGCAGTTTATCCGCGTCTCTTTTGCGGGGCTCAAAGACGAAGCCGAACTGCGCGGTCATCGTCGAACCTATGTAGGCGCCATGCCTGGCCGGATTATTACAGAAATAAAGCGAGCCGGTGTCAATAACCCGGTCTTCATGTTGGATGAACTTGATAAAATCGGTCAGGATTTTCGCGGCGATCCCGCCTCTGTCATGCTTGAGGTTCTTGACCCGGAGCAAAATGTCCATTTCATGGATCATTACCTCGACGTCCCCTTTGATCTCTCAAAGATCATGTTCATCGCCACGGCAAACGACCTTTCCAAGCTGCCCGGCCCGTTATTAGACCGCATCGAGATCATCGAATTTTCAGGCTATACTGACCTGGAAAAAATCGATATAGCCAAGCGCTTTATCATTCCCAGGCAACTCAAAGGAGCTGGCCTGGGGAACGATCAGGTACAATTCAGTCGTGAGGCTATTGAAAAACTCGTTGTGGATTACACGCGAGAGTCCGGCTTGCGAAATCTGGAGCGCGAGGTTGCAAACATCTGTAGAAAACTCGCCCTGCAAAAGGTAGATACTGAAAACGGCCAGTTCGATAGCCTGGTTGAAAGCGAAACTATTACCCGTCTTCTGGGCCCCCGCAGATACTTACGCAACGCCATGGACCGCGAGCCCAAAGTCGGTATCACAACCGGCCTGGTCTGGTCGGCGACCGGTGGAGAAATCATCAGTGTTGAAACCGCCTCGATGAAAGGAAACGGCCAACTGACGATGACAGGCTCGCTGGGAGAAGTACTTCAGGAATCGGCAAAAGCTGCCCTGAGTTTGATTCGAAGCCGGGCCCAGGAGTTCAATATTGATGAACAGCTCTTTGCTGAACGTGATATTCATATCCATTTCCCAGCTGGTGCAGTGTCTAAAGACGGGCCTTCGGCGGGCATAACCATCTTTTCTGCCCTCCTCTCTTTGATGACCGGAAGAAGAGCACGGCGGGATGTGGCCATGACAGGAGAGATGTCCTTAAGTGGCCGGGTACTTCCTGTCAGCGGTATTCGAGAAAAACTGCTGGCAGCACAACGAGCAGGCCTGAGCTGCGTCATTTTGCCAGCAGAAAACAGCGAAGAATACCATGCTCTTCCCGAGGATGTGACCAAAGGCGTAGAGATCATGCTGATCCATAATGTGGATGAGCTCATCGACCGGGTTCTCCTGGCTCCCTGA
- a CDS encoding SH3 domain-containing protein gives MNTFFKRLKTGSLVGAFFLCTSVQAAEYLSVAQENINVRSGPGTDTTVIYEFPKGYPVQVLEHNGQWMKVADYEGAKGYIHANLLSKIPHVIVKVPEGNVRKGPGTSEDIVGKVVQDVLFEKIAQKGDWIQVRHPQLVGWVHKSLLWPDN, from the coding sequence ATGAATACATTCTTCAAACGATTGAAGACAGGCTCACTCGTGGGTGCGTTTTTTTTATGCACCTCAGTCCAGGCGGCTGAATATCTCAGCGTCGCCCAGGAGAATATCAATGTTCGCTCCGGCCCCGGGACCGACACGACAGTTATCTATGAGTTTCCCAAGGGATATCCGGTGCAAGTGCTGGAACATAACGGGCAATGGATGAAGGTAGCTGACTACGAAGGGGCAAAAGGGTATATTCATGCCAATTTATTAAGTAAAATTCCCCATGTGATCGTCAAGGTCCCAGAGGGCAATGTGCGCAAAGGACCTGGCACCAGTGAGGACATTGTGGGCAAGGTAGTGCAGGATGTTCTTTTTGAGAAGATCGCTCAGAAAGGAGACTGGATACAGGTGCGCCATCCCCAGCTTGTTGGTTGGGTACACAAGAGTCTGCTCTGGCCAGACAATTGA
- a CDS encoding TlyA family RNA methyltransferase has product MRKKRLDALLVSRGLTEDIDTARRLIGAGAVRINEMVNDKVGAQVAIDSQIKLKEIKRYVSRGGDKLASALKALPFDPKGLICADIGSSTGGFTDCLLQHGARQVYCVDVGYGLLAWKLRSDERVVVHERTNARYITRDHIPVSIDLAVIDASFISLEPLLPPLLPLYGEKPVRLLVLVKPQFQLPREAIEKGGIVRDSLLHQQALDMVEAFGAELGLRCEKIVPSGVRGTKGNQEFFMLLTGTCVAEETADKGKL; this is encoded by the coding sequence GTGCGCAAAAAACGTCTGGACGCTCTTCTGGTGAGTCGCGGTCTGACTGAGGACATCGATACAGCCCGTCGACTCATTGGTGCCGGCGCGGTACGTATCAACGAAATGGTCAACGATAAGGTAGGGGCTCAGGTGGCCATTGACTCCCAGATTAAGCTTAAGGAAATCAAGCGCTACGTGAGTCGAGGCGGTGACAAACTCGCCTCAGCGCTTAAGGCCTTGCCTTTTGATCCCAAGGGGCTGATCTGTGCCGATATCGGCAGCTCCACCGGTGGCTTCACCGACTGTCTGCTGCAGCACGGAGCGAGGCAGGTTTACTGTGTGGATGTCGGCTACGGCCTCTTGGCCTGGAAGTTACGTAGTGATGAGCGCGTGGTGGTGCATGAACGAACCAATGCCCGTTATATTACCCGTGACCATATTCCAGTTTCCATTGATCTGGCGGTGATCGACGCCTCCTTTATCTCTCTCGAGCCCCTCTTGCCCCCACTCCTGCCCCTCTATGGTGAGAAGCCCGTTCGCCTGCTGGTTCTGGTCAAACCGCAGTTTCAGCTGCCCCGAGAGGCTATTGAAAAGGGTGGGATTGTCAGAGACAGTCTACTCCATCAACAGGCACTGGACATGGTCGAGGCTTTTGGAGCTGAACTGGGGTTACGTTGTGAGAAAATCGTTCCCTCGGGAGTACGAGGAACCAAGGGAAATCAAGAATTTTTTATGCTGCTGACAGGGACCTGTGTGGCAGAAGAAACGGCTGATAAAGGCAAGTTATGA